CTGGCTCAAGCCCGCGGCGTTCGGCCTGCTGTTCTACGCGCTCTCGCCGATCGACCTCGTGCCTGACATCGTGGCCGGGCTCGGCATCGTCGACGACATGGTGATCATCCCGCTGGCGGTGCACTTCATCCTGAAGCGGCTGCCACCTCACATCCTGCGGCAGGCCCAGGTCCGGGCCACGGCCA
This sequence is a window from Cupriavidus pauculus. Protein-coding genes within it:
- a CDS encoding YkvA family protein, whose translation is MWKRFSALWTLVRRDGRLFWYALRHPDAPPWLKPAAFGLLFYALSPIDLVPDIVAGLGIVDDMVIIPLAVHFILKRLPPHILRQAQVRATATTVRPR